From Streptomyces qinzhouensis, one genomic window encodes:
- a CDS encoding DUF418 domain-containing protein: protein MSTQTLPSAPPAATTAGGSRLPLLDVLRGAAILGTLMTNVWIFAAPGAEWGVLTGATGSPSFDSFPHALEAVLRLLANGKFLALLTVLFGVGLAIQYASAERRGQPWPGRYRWRALFLFFEGTVHFVLIFAWDVLMGYAVTALLVASLLTRSVKARNRVMWWLGGLHLALMLLFTAVLAGADGGAAGKVDDGVRELYAHGGWDEQIAFRLENALALRMEPVLTFPLLVFLFLLGVRLFRAGAFGPDATGRRIRSRLLAWGLGLGLPISVLSSLAGPELFLLDRYIGGPLTALGYLGLTGFLLDRVRRPGPLLTGLTSVGRTALSGYVLQNLLCMLAAYGIGLGLTERLGDDWHPWWVIALWTVVCAILMLGSSLWLRRFSHGPLEQVQRWALRR, encoded by the coding sequence ATGTCCACTCAGACCCTGCCCTCCGCACCGCCCGCGGCCACGACCGCCGGTGGCTCCCGGCTCCCGCTCCTCGACGTCCTGCGCGGTGCGGCGATCCTCGGCACGCTGATGACCAATGTGTGGATCTTCGCCGCGCCGGGCGCGGAGTGGGGCGTCCTGACGGGCGCGACGGGCAGCCCTTCCTTCGACTCCTTCCCGCACGCGCTGGAGGCGGTGCTGCGACTGCTGGCGAACGGCAAGTTCCTGGCGCTGCTGACCGTGCTGTTCGGTGTCGGTCTGGCCATCCAGTACGCCTCCGCCGAGCGGCGCGGGCAGCCGTGGCCGGGGCGCTACCGGTGGCGGGCGCTGTTCCTGTTCTTCGAGGGGACCGTCCACTTCGTGCTGATCTTCGCGTGGGACGTGCTGATGGGGTACGCGGTCACCGCACTGCTCGTCGCCTCGCTGCTGACCCGGTCGGTGAAGGCGCGGAACCGGGTGATGTGGTGGCTCGGCGGCCTCCATCTCGCGCTGATGCTGCTGTTCACCGCCGTACTGGCGGGGGCGGACGGCGGGGCCGCCGGGAAGGTGGACGACGGGGTACGGGAGCTGTACGCGCACGGCGGCTGGGACGAGCAGATCGCCTTCCGGCTGGAGAACGCGCTGGCCCTGCGAATGGAGCCGGTCCTCACCTTCCCGCTGCTGGTGTTCCTGTTCCTGCTGGGTGTCCGGCTCTTCCGGGCGGGCGCGTTCGGCCCCGACGCGACGGGCCGCCGTATCCGGTCCCGGCTGCTGGCCTGGGGTCTGGGCCTCGGCCTCCCGATCAGCGTGCTCAGCTCGCTGGCCGGGCCCGAACTCTTCCTGCTGGACCGGTACATCGGCGGCCCGCTCACGGCCCTCGGCTACCTGGGCCTGACCGGCTTCCTCCTGGACCGCGTCCGCCGCCCGGGCCCCCTGCTGACCGGTCTGACCTCCGTCGGCCGTACCGCCCTGTCCGGTTATGTCCTCCAGAACCTGCTCTGCATGCTGGCCGCGTACGGAATCGGCCTCGGCCTGACGGAACGTCTGGGCGACGACTGGCACCCGTGGTGGGTGATCGCCCTGTGGACGGTGGTCTGCGCGATCCTGATGCTCGGCTCCTCCCTCTGGCTCCGCCGCTTCTCGCACGGCCCGCTGGAGCAGGTGCAGCGGTGGGCGCTGCGGCGCTGA
- a CDS encoding class I SAM-dependent methyltransferase, whose amino-acid sequence MGDVRGFRLTDRAPERYERYAAPVMAPFVAALLDAVALGPGAVLLDVACGTGFVARAAAGRTAGTGARIVGVDLVPGMLETAAARAAAEGVVIEWQEAEAGDLPYAGDTFDSVVCQQGVQFFPDRPAAVAEAARVVRPGGRVAVTAWAPMDRSPLFAAQQRAFEEFGGPGITDWYAADFSCGAAELTALLRDAGLTDVTAHEVIADVALPPLAAFVPGFLTVTPWGQALVEARPDNLDRAATRITELLAPWTTGDGSAQVEFVSYLVTGVRQS is encoded by the coding sequence ATGGGAGACGTACGGGGCTTCCGCCTCACCGACCGCGCTCCCGAGCGGTACGAGCGCTACGCCGCACCCGTCATGGCGCCCTTCGTCGCCGCCCTGCTGGACGCGGTGGCGCTCGGGCCCGGGGCCGTGCTGCTCGATGTCGCCTGCGGGACGGGCTTCGTCGCCAGGGCCGCCGCCGGGCGGACCGCGGGCACCGGCGCCCGGATCGTCGGAGTCGACCTGGTGCCCGGAATGCTGGAGACCGCCGCCGCCCGGGCCGCCGCCGAGGGCGTCGTCATCGAGTGGCAGGAGGCGGAGGCGGGCGATCTGCCGTACGCGGGCGACACCTTCGACTCCGTCGTCTGCCAGCAGGGCGTGCAGTTCTTCCCCGACCGGCCCGCCGCGGTCGCCGAGGCGGCCCGGGTCGTCCGTCCCGGCGGGCGGGTCGCCGTCACGGCCTGGGCGCCGATGGACCGCTCGCCCCTCTTCGCCGCCCAGCAGCGGGCCTTCGAGGAGTTCGGCGGGCCCGGGATCACCGACTGGTACGCCGCCGATTTCAGTTGCGGCGCCGCCGAACTCACCGCCCTGCTGCGGGACGCGGGCCTGACCGATGTCACCGCGCACGAGGTCATCGCCGATGTCGCCCTCCCGCCGCTCGCCGCGTTCGTCCCCGGCTTCCTGACCGTGACCCCCTGGGGCCAGGCCCTCGTCGAGGCCCGCCCCGACAACCTCGACCGCGCCGCGACCCGGATCACGGAGCTGCTCGCGCCCTGGACGACGGGGGATGGTTCGGCGCAGGTCGAGTTTGTGTCGTACCTGGTCACAGGGGTACGGCAGAGCTGA